Part of the Streptomyces sp. WMMC500 genome is shown below.
GTGAGCACCAGGCCCAGCACGGTCCGTACGACACCGGCCTTGCGGTCGCCCGGCGTGCCGGCGTCGCGCAGCGCGGCCATCGGCGAGACCTTGCCCGCCCGGCGGGCCGGCAGCCACGCCGCGAGCACGGTGACGACGACGCCGAGGACGATGCCCACGACCGGTGTGGTGGCGCTGATCGTCAGGTCGGCGGTGCTCAGCTCCATGCCGACCGCGCCCATGAGCTTCATCAGCCCCACGGCGATGCCGATGCCCGCGCCGACGCCGAGGACCGAGCCGATGACGCCGAGGAGCAGCGCCTCGACGAGTACGGAGCGGTTGACCTGGCGGCGGCCGGCGCCGATGGCGCGGAGCAGCCCCAGCTCGCGGGTGCGCTGGGCGACGAGCATGGAGAAGGTGTTGACGATGAGGAAGATGCCGACGAGGACGGCGATGCCGGCGAAGCCGAGCATGGCGTACTTCATCACGTCCATGAAGCCGCCGAGGTCGTCCTTGCCCTCCTCGACCACCTCGTCCTTCGTCTGCACCTTGAGGGGGTCGGTGAAGTCGGCCGCGGCCTTCTGCACGCCGGCCTTCAGCTCCTCGTGGGAGACGCCGGGGGCGGCGGTGAGGTTGATCGAGGAGTAGACGTCCGGCTTGCCGAGGAGCTTCTCCTGCGCGGTCGCGGTGTCGAAGTAGACGATCGTCGCGCCCGGGTTGGTGATCTTGAAGGTGGCGATGCCGACGACCTCGGAGGTGAACGAGCCGGGGTCGGCGATCGTACGGATCCTGTCGCCGATCTCGACGCCGTGCTTGTCGGCGGCGTCGGCGTCGATGACGACCTCGGTGGGGCCGCGCGGCTCGTGGCCCGAGGTGATCTCGACGGACTTCTGCTCCTGCGGGTCCCAGTTGGTGCCGATGGTGGGGGCGCCGGTGGTGGAGCCGAGGTTGTCGTTGTCGGCGTCCGCGACGGTGATGGCGTCGTTGGTGACCTCGCCGTCGGCGGCCTTGACCCCGTCGACCTTCTCGGCCCGCGCCAGGTCCGCGGCCGGCAGCGTCGGCTGCGGCTTGCGTCCCCACTCGTCGTCGTTGTCGGCGGCCTTGGGGCTGACGCGGACGTCGGCGGCGGTGGCCTTGAAGAGCCGGTCGAAGGTGGTGGTCATGGTGTCGGAGAAGACGAGCGTGCCGCACACGAACGCCACCGACAGGACGACGGCGACCGCGGAGAGCGCCATGCGTCCCTTGTGGGAGAAGAAGTTCCGCATCGATGTCTTGACGACGGTCATCTCAGGCCACCGAGCCCTGCTGTGCGTCGAAGGCGGTGGTCCGGGGGTTGCCCCCGGTGAAGAGGCGCATGCGGTCGAGGACCTGCTCGGAGGTGGGGTTCCACATCTCGTCGACGATGCGGCCGTCGGCGAGGTAGAGGACGCGGTCGGCGTAGCCGGCGGCGACCGGGTCGTGGGTGACCATCACGATGGTCTGGCCCAGCTCGTCCACGGAGCGGCGCAGGAAGCCGAGGACCTCGGCGCCGGAGCGGGAGTCGAGGTTGCCGGTCGGCTCGTCGCCGAAGATGATCTCCGGCCGGGAGGCGAGCGCCCGCGCCACGGCGACGCGCTGCTGCTGGCCGCCGGAGAGCTGGCTCGGGCGGTGCTTGAGCCGGTCGCCCAGGCCCACGGTCTCCACCACGCGCCGCAGCCACTCGCGGTCGGGCTTGCGGCCGGCGATGTCCATGGGCAGCGTGATGTTCTCCAGGGCGTTGAGGGTGGGCAGGAGGTTGAACGCCTGGAAGATGAAGCCCACGCGGTCGCGCCGCAGTTGGGTCAGCTTCTTGTCCTTCAGCCCGGTGATCTCGGTCTCGTCGATCCAGATGCGGCCCGCCGTGACCGTGTCGAGGCCGGCGAGGCAGTGCATGAGGGTCGACTTGCCGGAGCCCGAGGGCCCCATGATGGCGGTGAACTGGCCCCGGGCGATGTCCACATCGACGTTGTCGAGAGCGAGGACCCGCGTTTCCCCCGAGCCGTACGCCTTGGTCACCTGTCGCGCTCGTGCGGCGACGGCCGTGCGCGCCGCTACAGCCGTAGTCACTGTCGTGTCTCCTTCGTCTGCGGAACCTGTCCGTCTGGAACCTGTCCGTCGTGCTTATGAGTCTCGGGAGCGGCGGCCCGGAAATCCCTGGTGCCTGGCGCCGTATCCGGTGTGGGGATATCCCCACCCCCGTACGGGGGACGGGCCCCCCGCCGACCCCCGGTGCCCCGCCGACGACCCGCCTGACCAGGCTAGAAAGCGCGGCTGCCGGTCCCGTCGGCCGGACGGAGGAGCCGTCCCCGGCTTTCGTGCCGGGGCGGGCCCTTAGGGGAGTGCGGGGGCGGTACGGGCCGCGGGTCGGGGTTCGGGGGCGGCACCTGCGGGTTCGGACCGGGGGCGCGGCGGGCGGGGCGCGGCTGCGGGTGCGGGTGCGGGTGCCGGGGTACGGGGACGGGGCTGGCCCGCGGCGCGGGGCGGGTGCGCGCCGGGCAGCGCGCGTGCTGGCGGCGCGGGGACGTGGCCGCGCGCCGGAGTGGGGGGCGTACGCGGGTGGTGACCGTACGTGGCGGTCGGTGACCGTGCGCGGCGGGTGGGGCCGTCCGGCGGCGGGGGGCGCGGGGTGTCGGTGAGGCGTCGTACGCTGGAGACCCCCGGGGCGCTCGCCGCCTCGGGCTGTTCGCGTTGCCCACGGCGCGAGCCGCAGCCCCACCACCCGGTGCCACCAAGCCACCAAGCGACCAGCCACCCAGCACCAGTCACCCGGAGCGGATGTCCCCATGAGCCTGCACGGCCTGCTCGACGCCGTCGTCCGCGACCCCGCACTCGCCGAGGCGGTGACGGCCGCGGAAGGCGGCGGACGGCCGCACGTCGACCTCGTCGGCCCGCCCGCCGCCCGCCCCTTCGCGCTCGCGGCGCTCGCCGCCCGTACCCGGCGCCCGGTGCTCGCGGTCACCGCCACCGGCCGCGAGGCCGAGGACCTGGCCGCCGCCCTGCGCTCCCTGATGCCGCCGGGCCGCGAGGACGCCGTGGTGGAGTACCCGGCGTGGGAGACCCTGCCGCACGAGCGTCTTTCGCCCCGCTCCGACACCGTCGGCCGCCGCCTCGCCGTGCTCCGCCGGCTGGCGCACCCGGACCCGGACGACGCGGCCACCGGCCCGGTCTCCGTCGTCGTCGCGCCCGTGCGCTCGGTGCTCCAGCCGCAGGTCAAGGGGCTCGGCGACCTCAAGCCCGTGGCGCTGCGCAGCGGGCGGTCCGCCGACCTCGAAGAGACGGTGCAGGCGCTGGGGGCCGCCGCGTACAGCCGGGTGGAGCTGGTGGAGAAGCGCGGCGAGTTCGCGGTGCGCGGCGGCATCCTCGACGTGTTCCCGCCCACCGAGGAGCATCCGCTGCGGGTGGAGTTCTGGGGCGACGACATCGAGGAGATCCGCTACTTCAAGGTGGCCGACCAGCGCTCGCTGGAGGTCGCCGAGCACGGCCTGTGGGCGCCGCCCTGCCGCGAGCTGCTGCTGACCCCCTCCGTCCGGGCCCGGGCCGCCGACCTCGCCGTACGGCACCCGCAGCTCGGCGAGATGCTCGGCAAGATCGCCGAGGGGATCGCGGTGGAGGGCATGGAGTCCCTGGCGCCGGTCCTCGTCGACGACATGGAGCTGCTGCTCGACGTGCTGCCGTCCGGCAGCATGGCGGTGTCCTGCGACCCCGAGCGGGTGCGGACCCGCGCCGCGGACCTGGTCGCCACGTCGCAGGAGTTCCTCCAGGCGTCGTGGGCCGCGTCCGCGGGCGGCGGGGAGGCGCCGATCGACCTGGAGCTGCTGGGCCGGGCGTCGCTGTGGGGCATCGCCGACGTCCGTGAGCACGCGCGCGAGCTGGGCATGATGTGGTGGTCGGTCAGCCCCTTCTCCGTGGACGCGGAGCTGGAGGAGGAGTCCCCTGGGCCCTGGGGGCCCGGGGAGGCCCCATCCCTGGAGCTGGGCCTGCACGCCCCGGAGGTCTACCGCGGGGACACCGCCCGCGCGCTCGCCGACACCAAGGGCTGGCTCGCCGACGGCTGGCGCGTGGTGTACCTCACCGAGGGCCACGGCCCCGCGCAGCGCACCACCGAGGTCCTCGGCGGCGAGGGCATCGCCGCCCGCCTCGACGCGGACCTGGGCCCGGACGCGCTCGCGCCGTCCGTCGTGCACGTCTCGTGCGGCGAGCTGGACCACGGCTTCGTCGCCCCGGACCTGAAGCTCGCGGTGCTCACCGAGACCGACCTGTCCGGGCAGAAGGCCGCCGGCCGCGAGGGCGCCCGCATGCCCGCGCGGCGGCGCAAGCAGATCGACCCGCTGACGCTCCAGGCCGGCGACTACATCGTGCACGAGCAGCACGGCGTCGGCCGCTACCTGGAGATGGTGCAGCGGACGGTGCAGGGCGCCACCCGCGAGTACCTGCTGGTGGAGTACGCCCCGGCCAAGCGCGGCCAGCCCGGCGACCGGCTGTACATCCCCACCGACCAGCTCGACCAGGTCACCAAGTACGTCGGCGGCGAGGCCCCGACGCTGCACCGGCTGGGCGGCTCCGACTGGGCCAAGACCAAGTCCCGGGCGAAGAAGGCCGTCAAGGAGATCGCCGCCGACCTCATCAAGCTGTACTCGGCGCGCATGGCCGCCCCCGGCCACGCCTTCGCGGGGGACACGCCCTGGCAGCGCGAGCTGGAGGACGCCTTCCCGTACGTGGAGACGCCGGATCAGTTGTCCACCATCACCGAGGTGAAGGAGGACATGGAAAAGCCGGTGCCCATGGACCGCCTCGTCTGCGGCGACGTCGGGTACGGCAAGACGGAGATCGCGGTGCGGGCGGCGTTCAAGGCGGTGCAGGACGGCAAGCAGGTCGCCGTCCTCGTACCGACGACGCTGCTGGTGCAGCAGCACATGGGCACGTTCTCCGAGCGGTACGCGCAGTTCCCCGTGGTCGTGCGGGCGCTGTCCCGGTTCCAGACGGACACCGAGGCCAGGGCGGTGATCGACGGGCTGCTCGAGGGCTCGGTGGACGTCGTCATCGGCACGCACCGGCTGTTCTCGTCCGACATCCGGTTCAAGGACCTGGGTCTGGTCATCGTCGACGAGGAGCAGCGCTTCGGGGTGGAGCACAAGGAGCAGTTGAAGAAGCTGCGCGCCAACGTCGACGTGCTGACGATGTCCGCCACCCCCATCCCGCGCACGCTGGAGATGGCCGTCACCGGCATCCGCGAGATGTCGACGATCACCACCCCGCCGGAGGAGCGGCACCCGGTGCTGACCTTCGTCGGCGCGTACGAGGAGAAGCAGATCGGCGCCGCCGTCCGCCGCGAACTGCTGCGCGAGGGCCAGGTCTTCTACATCCACAACCGGGTGGAGTCCATCGACCGCGCCGCCTCCCGGCTGCGGCAGGCCGTGCCGGAGGCGCGGGTCGCCACGGCGCACGGGCAGATGTCGGAGTCGGCGCTGGAGCAGGTGGTGGTCGACTTCTGGGAGAAGAAGTTCGACGTGCTGGTCTCCACGACGATCGTCGAGAACGGCATCGACATCTCCAACGCCAACACCCTCATCGTCGAACGCGGCGACACCTTCGGCCTCTCGCAGTTGCACCAGTTGCGCGGGCGCGTCGGCCGGGGCCGCGAGCGGGGCTACGCGTACTTCCTGTACCCGCCGGAGAAGCCGCTGACGGAGACCGCGCACGAACGGCTCGCCACCATCGCGCAGCACACGGAGATGGGCGCCGGCATGTACGTGGCGATGAAGGACCTGGAGATCCGCGGCGCGGGCAACCTGCTGGGCGGCGAGCAGTCGGGCCACATCGCGGGCGTCGGCTTCGACCTGTACGTCCGGATGGTCGGCGAGGCCGTCGCGGACTACCGCGCGACGATGGGGGGTGCCGACGGAAAGGCAGCGGAGGCGCCGCCGCCGGAGGTCAAGATCGAGCTGCCGGTCGACGCCCACGTCCCGCACGACTACGCCCCGGGCGAACGGCTGCGCCTCTCCGCGTACCGCGCCATCGCCTCGGTCACGACGGAGGACGACATCCGCGCGGTCCGCGAGGAGCTGACCGACCGCTACGGCCCGCTCCCGGAGCCGGTCGAGAACCTCCTGCTGGTCGCGGGCCTGCGGATGCTGGCCCGCTCCTGCGGCGTCGCGGACATCACGCTGCAGGGCACCCGCATCCGCTTCAGCCCGGTGTCGCTGCGGGAGTCGCAGGAACTGCGGCTGAAGCGGCTGTACCCGGGCGCGGTGGTCAAGCCGGCGCTGAACCAGATCCTGGTGGACCGCCCGAAGCCGAAGCAGATGGGCGCCCAGCCGCTGAAGGGCCGGGAACTGCTGGCGTGGGTGGGGGAGCTGCTGACAACGGTCCTGGACTCGTAGCCGGTAGGGCGGGGGCGCGCGGCCTGCTACGGGGCCTCGACGCCGGAGATGCGGTACTTGCGTACCTCGGCGTCGAGGATCCGGGCGGACTGGTCGTCGTCCGGGCCGGTGCCGCGGAAGCGGAGGAGGTCCTCGTCGGTCTCCCACCGCTCGTACACGTTGATCCGGTCCGGCTCGACGAGGTCGGCGGACAGCGCGAAGTCCAGGCACCCGGCGGCTCTCCGTGCCTGCGCGACGACGTCCGCGCACCCGGCCAGATAGCCGTCGCGGTCGGCGGGCTCGACGCGCAGGGTCCCGGCGATGATGATCATGACGCTCCTCTTCGTTGCGGCTCGTGAGGACAGACCATCCCGGCACGCGGGACTCATCGCGGCGCCGCGCCGAGGCGAGCGGACGGAGGGCCCGTACGCGTACGCGCCCCGCGAGCCCGTGCTCCGCGGCCCGCCGCCACGGGCCACCCGCCTCGCTACACTCCGCCGCATGGAGCCGATCCGCGTCACCAGCCTCGCCGAACGCCCGGAACTCCGGGCCCGGCTCTGGGACATGGCCGACTCCTGGCCGGAGTTCATGACCCACGACCACGTCGCCAACGCCCTGCACGAGCGCATCGCCGAGGTCTTTCCGGAGCACGTGCACGTCGCCACCGACGACTCCGGCGCGGTGGTCGCCCGCGCGTTCGCCGTGCCGTTCGCGCTGCGCGGCGCGGGGCGCGACGGCGCGCTGCCGGGCCGCGGCTGGGACCAGGTCCTCGTCTGGGCGTTCCACGACCGGCGCTACGGCGTCGAGCCGGACACCGTCAGCGCGATCGAGATCGCCGTCGACGCGGGACAGCAGGGCCGCGGGCTGTCCGCCGTCATGCTCGGCGCGATGCGGTCCGCCGCCGCGGACCGCGGCTTCACCGAGGTCGTCGCCCCCGTACGCCCCAGCGCCAAGCACCGCGAGCCGCACACCCCGATGCCCGAGTACGCCGCCCGTACCCGTGCGGACGGCCTCCCGTACGACCCCTGGCTCCGCGTCCACGTCCGCGCCGGCGGCACCCTGGCCACCCCCGACCCGGTGGCCCCGGCGTCGATGGTCATCGGCGCCACACTCGCCGAGTGGCGCACGTGGACGGGCCTCCCTTTCGACACCCAGGGCTGGACCGACGTCCCGGGCGCCCTCGCCCCGGTCCGCTGCGAGCCGGACCGGAACTGGGCCGTGTACGTCGAACCGAACGTCTGGGTCCGCCACACCCTGCGCTGAGGTCACCCCGGTGTGGGCCGACGAATGTCGTACGCCCCGTGTGGCGGGTCTGACTCCGCTACATTTCC
Proteins encoded:
- a CDS encoding antibiotic biosynthesis monooxygenase family protein; this translates as MIIIAGTLRVEPADRDGYLAGCADVVAQARRAAGCLDFALSADLVEPDRINVYERWETDEDLLRFRGTGPDDDQSARILDAEVRKYRISGVEAP
- a CDS encoding N-acetyltransferase, whose translation is MEPIRVTSLAERPELRARLWDMADSWPEFMTHDHVANALHERIAEVFPEHVHVATDDSGAVVARAFAVPFALRGAGRDGALPGRGWDQVLVWAFHDRRYGVEPDTVSAIEIAVDAGQQGRGLSAVMLGAMRSAAADRGFTEVVAPVRPSAKHREPHTPMPEYAARTRADGLPYDPWLRVHVRAGGTLATPDPVAPASMVIGATLAEWRTWTGLPFDTQGWTDVPGALAPVRCEPDRNWAVYVEPNVWVRHTLR
- a CDS encoding ABC transporter ATP-binding protein; translated protein: MTTAVAARTAVAARARQVTKAYGSGETRVLALDNVDVDIARGQFTAIMGPSGSGKSTLMHCLAGLDTVTAGRIWIDETEITGLKDKKLTQLRRDRVGFIFQAFNLLPTLNALENITLPMDIAGRKPDREWLRRVVETVGLGDRLKHRPSQLSGGQQQRVAVARALASRPEIIFGDEPTGNLDSRSGAEVLGFLRRSVDELGQTIVMVTHDPVAAGYADRVLYLADGRIVDEMWNPTSEQVLDRMRLFTGGNPRTTAFDAQQGSVA
- the mfd gene encoding transcription-repair coupling factor; this encodes MSLHGLLDAVVRDPALAEAVTAAEGGGRPHVDLVGPPAARPFALAALAARTRRPVLAVTATGREAEDLAAALRSLMPPGREDAVVEYPAWETLPHERLSPRSDTVGRRLAVLRRLAHPDPDDAATGPVSVVVAPVRSVLQPQVKGLGDLKPVALRSGRSADLEETVQALGAAAYSRVELVEKRGEFAVRGGILDVFPPTEEHPLRVEFWGDDIEEIRYFKVADQRSLEVAEHGLWAPPCRELLLTPSVRARAADLAVRHPQLGEMLGKIAEGIAVEGMESLAPVLVDDMELLLDVLPSGSMAVSCDPERVRTRAADLVATSQEFLQASWAASAGGGEAPIDLELLGRASLWGIADVREHARELGMMWWSVSPFSVDAELEEESPGPWGPGEAPSLELGLHAPEVYRGDTARALADTKGWLADGWRVVYLTEGHGPAQRTTEVLGGEGIAARLDADLGPDALAPSVVHVSCGELDHGFVAPDLKLAVLTETDLSGQKAAGREGARMPARRRKQIDPLTLQAGDYIVHEQHGVGRYLEMVQRTVQGATREYLLVEYAPAKRGQPGDRLYIPTDQLDQVTKYVGGEAPTLHRLGGSDWAKTKSRAKKAVKEIAADLIKLYSARMAAPGHAFAGDTPWQRELEDAFPYVETPDQLSTITEVKEDMEKPVPMDRLVCGDVGYGKTEIAVRAAFKAVQDGKQVAVLVPTTLLVQQHMGTFSERYAQFPVVVRALSRFQTDTEARAVIDGLLEGSVDVVIGTHRLFSSDIRFKDLGLVIVDEEQRFGVEHKEQLKKLRANVDVLTMSATPIPRTLEMAVTGIREMSTITTPPEERHPVLTFVGAYEEKQIGAAVRRELLREGQVFYIHNRVESIDRAASRLRQAVPEARVATAHGQMSESALEQVVVDFWEKKFDVLVSTTIVENGIDISNANTLIVERGDTFGLSQLHQLRGRVGRGRERGYAYFLYPPEKPLTETAHERLATIAQHTEMGAGMYVAMKDLEIRGAGNLLGGEQSGHIAGVGFDLYVRMVGEAVADYRATMGGADGKAAEAPPPEVKIELPVDAHVPHDYAPGERLRLSAYRAIASVTTEDDIRAVREELTDRYGPLPEPVENLLLVAGLRMLARSCGVADITLQGTRIRFSPVSLRESQELRLKRLYPGAVVKPALNQILVDRPKPKQMGAQPLKGRELLAWVGELLTTVLDS